GTATGTTTGTCAGCGGCAGCGCACGCACATTCGCCTTTTGTAGTTTCAAGTACCATGcgctcaaataaaaataaataaatagatttttaaaaatggctaatATGGAGGGGATTTCTCTCTCGCTTTGGCCTGTCAATTcggaagacaaaccaatgggccgctgtcgtGATGGGCAAGTCTGTCGTGATGTTGCTGCATGATGGGCAAGtctgtaacaaaaaaaaattaaaaaataaaatacaacctTGTAGCCTATCCAAAGTGCATCGGCCCACCGGGaaaatgcccggtatgccagattaccagtccagccctggctAGTGATGTTACGTCTGACACCGATGCTCCGAAGCTTGCTTCAAACTCGAACGGTCCTTGCAGTGAACCACTGCTTCGGAGCTTGTATCATTACGTCACTAGTCACAtgaaaatgccttctgaagcaaacacACTGCTTCACTCCTGAAGTGAACCACCTGCTTTCACAGCCCAATCAGTGTTGACAGGTCTGAAACCTGCCGGCTGTATTTCTTATGTGCTTTCACACATGATACTGATATACAAATACTACAAAAAATCTGTAGTGGTTTAAATGGTAAAAGCCAACTATTGGTATTTTAATAGAAACCATTAGAATTTCTTTGATGGTTTCCAACTTTTTAAAGCTACTCTGATCTTCTGTCCTTGTCTAAAGAAataattaaacacacacacacatcatgcttaatgttttattatcaagGTGAACACATGAAATTCGTCAGTAGCTGTAAAATTTACCTACATAAATGAGTTTCACAGCACTAACACTGTTTCAGCTTCGATCGCCTCGGTAAACACGTAATAAACGGGGCGTGAATATAATCCTACTTGCGTTTTATGGTTGTCAGCtttgttgcattacatttacttctccaggagatggtgctgcaatttctatctgaatgaagcttcgagtaatgaaccattttcgacacaattgtatcagaaagcaataatgcgtcgaaacgcttcatttggccatcactagcCCTGGCCTCACTCAACTGTCACAACTACAGCCAGAATGGATGCACCTAGCATTAATTGGGTTTACAAAGCCATACATGTAAAAGCCTCCAGTTTCAGGGATCAGGAAgtggaggacccagatgcagagtgaacaaggacagtttattaacaagacagatcaacagacacaatggggtagtggatgagtgacagtccaaacaccaggGCAGGGGAAAGACACGACGATGACGGGCAGGGGAggatgaccactgagaccagtccAGGCAGCCAATGAACTTCACGACAGCTTGGGAGGCAACACCAGGCAGGGCGATGTAGGACCAATCCAGGCAGGAACCTGAGGCTTGATGGTATCACAGAAGCAGCTCCCATCTTGGCTGAcaggcagtggagacagcggtcaGGGAAAGACACTGGACAGAAAAcaacacaggacacacacacgacaagactctacacaagacaacaagaaacaacagacaaactaagaactatgactaaattaaacaaaaacttaaataataactggagctagaaaacgaggaaaaataaaacaaaaccaatctctataaaaagactgaactgaaaataaaagtggaaaacaggaaaaataaaaaggtaagcTATCAGAACCAAGAAAACTAAAAAATAAGGCTAGAGAGAAATACCAAAATAAAACCTGgagaaaatgaacaaaataaagacagaaacttcattagactcaaaaactcaggaacaaagaaaaaactgaaaataaatccaaagctagaaaaacaggAGACACCAAATCTAAAACTGACTAGACACTGGGCTAGAAGCTTGCACGGACAAACAAACGCACACAAATGCAACAAACCAGCAAAGACAAAagggaaggtagcacaatataaagggagcagagcacatgaggaacaggtgagcacaattagtgaaaTGAGGagaccagactaaacaagggggtgtggtaacagcaaacaaggaggcaggacaagaggaacacatgacaaacacagagagagacagtactaagacacaaaacaaacatagaaacattaaacaaagacaaaacagacagagctgccagGGCAGAACCCTGACATCCAGAGCCAGAAACAAACTTAGACGACACTGACATATTCGATAACCAACATCATCGCCCTCGAATTGCAACAGAATGGTACGCATTTTTTCCCTCTCCATTTTATGCAGTTTAGCTATATGTAACTAGCATAAACTTAGCCAAATAAAGTAAGGCCAGcaataaataacagaataaaacGTATTTTGCCACTTTATAGTCACATATCAAACTAACAGCCATTATGGTTTACATATATAATAGTTGAAATCACTTGTCATAGgaatatattgatttatataaacaaaacaaaatcactaGAGGGTTTTGAAGGATTTAGTTACTGTGGAGAAACGTGACCTGCTATAATTATAACATAAGCAAACAAGGAAATTTACACTCATTGGTGGGCACGTAGTGTTACTGCGGATAATGTCAGCACTGGCTGTCAGCGGGATGGGAGGATGAAGGCCGAGGCGGGTGATAGTCGGTCCAGCCCCATCCAAAGAAGACACATCATGATTAAATGTACAATAAATGCACCACAACCGGATAAGCACAGTTTTGTACATTTAATCATGATGTGTTTTCTTTACggttttgggattttttttttaggggaTTGAAAAAGTGAGTGTGCCACCTAGAGGAGGCGATATTGAATTTCTCTTACAGAGACGTGAGTTGTTTTGGATTTTTACTCTGCAGACTCTATCACCTATGGGTATGAATGATGAAGCATTCTTTAATGTGATGTGTGATTTACTAATTAATGGTTCTCTGCAATGATTGGTcatgttacatttttaaatgtcatggaTTTTGagtatgatatatatatatatatatatatatatatatatatatatatatatatatatatgcctgaTGAAGGTCATGAGACCAAAACTTTGCTAATAAAAAGTTTCTGAGTTTCTGAAGTAGTGTGCGGAGGAGTAGGAAAATTtccttttgtttatttattgagaTTTTTTGATCCTTCATCCTATGCATCTATTAGCTACAGGTGTGCGATGGTAACTGTGCACTAAGCAATACATttctaacatttataatgtgattagattttttggtaacactttagtattgtgaacacatattcactattaacgacgacttttgcctcaataaactcctaatttactgcttattaatagttagtaaggtagtttttgtagtatttaagtttaggtattgggtaggattaagggatgtagaataaggtcatgcagaataaggcattaatatgtgctttataagtactaataaacagccaatatcctagtaatatacatgctaataagcaactagttaaagTTGAaccttaaataaaaaaaaaataaaactgaaccttaaaataaagttttaccgattttttatttttttagaattgCTTTTACAAAgtctttaaatataaatgaaaataactATCTCTGTtttttgaatgtttaaaaatgattaacagttgaaaacatgtttagaaaagtaattaaaaactaataaaatcTAATCAGTTAAACTACttagtacattttaaatagggTAACTTGTAATCTGTAACCACTTACATTTCCAAACCTTCCCAACActacatttttgtaatattttaatgccagtctacaaaaacaatattttgtctagtttttcttttgttctttttgtGTTATGGAATGAACTGAAGATAAATATGCCTGTGTCATAgcaatgttttcattttaatgtacAGTAATTTAAGGAATAAGTTCACTGAAGCACATGCCTACATTATATAGTTTGGGGTCACTTACAAGAAAAAGCAACAAACACCTGATAATATGACATTACACAGAATGATGAGAATAAGCGGCTAGTTATAAATAAAGAAAcattggatatatatatatatatatatatatatatatatatatatatatatatatatatatatatatatatatatatatatatattgacagGAGTGTATCACAAACCTTTTGAAATTCAAGGAAAAATGTAAAACAGGGGGTTGTTTCATACTAGAAAAATACAGAAGTCTCATTCAAACAGATCCAACAGTAAACTAAGTTCAATACAGAAATAATTTATctatttaaatttcatatttCTTTCCTGAGTTGTGTTCACTGTGCTTCGTTTGCACAGTTCTTTTATGGATTGCATGACCTCGTCTGTCTTTAAAGTGTATATAATGGGATTCAGCATAGGTGGTATTATCTGAGTCAAGGAATTGTTAATTAACCTGGAGTTTGGATGGATAGGTGTTGTGGCAGCTGCAATATTATTGATTAAAAGTGGAAGATAAAAAACTGCCACCAATATGAGATGTGAGGTGCAGGTTTTTATGGCTTTGATTCGGTCAACACCATGAGCAATCTTAAGCAAAGCCAGAGAAATGCAGAAATATGAGATGACGATAAGTATTGGAGGCATACAAATTAGAAAAGCAAAGCAAATTTTGCCCATCATTAAATTTATAGAATTATCATTACAAGCTAGTCTACATACAGGACCATAATCACAAAAATAACTATTAACCACATTAGAACTACAAATAGAGAGCCTATTCAGCAAACCCACATGTACAGAAAAATAAGTACCAGACAAAATCCAAATAAAGCCTATGATCAGAAACATAGCTGTTTTAGTTACAATAGCATGATACCGTAGAGGAAAACAAATAGCTACCAGTCTGTCATAAGCTAAGACCAGTAGTGTCAAAGACTGCAGATTcatgaaatgatatacaaaaaaCATACTTATGAAGCATACTTCATATGACATGTCTTGGTGTTCAAACAAAAATGTGTCAATGATATTTGGAATCAAAGTTGAGCTTCCACACAGATCAGAAAAGGCTAGATGGAAAACAACTATGTATTTGGCTGTGTGAAGTCTGCGTGCCAAATAAATGACACACATGATAAATGAATTCCCCAAAACAGTCACAACATACACCAAAGACAAGAAAGCATAGTAGTATTTCACATGTGGGACATTAGAAAATCCATTGAGGAAAAATGTTGCAGGACGAACAAAGGTCACATTTGCAGAGGAGTTTGACTGAATGAAGCTCATGATAGCTGTTGTCTGGCTTTTTGTGTCACCTGTGATGAAGAACTGTTATATAAAGGTACTTAAAACTAGATAATATACAAGTAATTATTTCATTGCTAGTCACAGTGCATATCTGAACAAAAATGCTTGAATGTTCATTGACATTCAATACTCATGTTGAACAAATAATAAATATCATTTGCAGTAAAATCATAGGAGAGAAACAGAGGAAACATATACTCAACCTTCTCCAAAGCCACCATCTCACTACTTCACCAGCTATCAGTCAAATTTATAGTAGATCAATGTCTTGCACTAGAGACTTTAGTTCATGGATCAACCCTTCTCCCTACAGACTTGAGGAAAAAGAGGCAGGAGTAAATTGATACAAGCATGTGGCAACATAAAACACTCTCCTTAAAGATTAAGAATCTATTGCTAAATACAAAGTTATTTTAACAGTAAAACTGCATAAATAGAGATGACTTATGAAGTTATTATTCTCTGACTTGTATGGCGTGTGTATGTCTAACAGCTCTATGCATAAGTAAAAGTTAAGGCTAAATAGCTCTGTGCATAAGTAAACGTTAAGCCAGTGGTTGGCAACTGGCGGCCCACTGGCCAAAAGTGGCCCTCCAGCAATAATATCTGGCCTGCGCCCGCATCTACCGAATCCGGCAGATTGTTTTGATAGATTGGTTCTGAAACATGTCAATGTAACAGAGGCGAGCTAATGAGaactgtgcatgtaaacgcccGTCATTTCAAGAGACACTCGTCTAGTGGCCAATAGAAAAATATGGAGCATTTAGCCTCATTGTAAGAGTGTCAGGCTCCCGTGTGGAGAGACCCGAGTTGAAGCCCTGCTCAGAATGGTTTTGTGTTTAGTGATTTTGCATTCAAAAAGATACTACAACGTTTTAgcagaaatgttttattttgggatAAATTGAGAGCTTTCAATTTAAAAGTTCTGAAAGACACTCAAGAGTCTGTGAAATGGATCGCTAGACATGCCTCTAAAAGAGCCATCATGAAATGTGTGGTATGATAAAACATGAACCATTGAAACGTTTGCCTATATTGCGGGGCGTCAGCACCAACATGTCAACAATAACAACTCAAATTCAGCTTTCGTCACGTGGTGCTGTCTTATATTAAATTCTTTACAAACAGTGACAACTTCATTGCAGATTAGACAAACCAGCTTGGCATTCACAAAACCTGATAGAATGCATGCACAGGTGTCTTCCCATTCTTCGTTGTATACCCTATTTTCATTGTTAACTTTCCTCTTTAGACTCTTTGATACTGCTATCTTAAATGTTAACATCACTCTGCACTCGATgtaataataatcttttacCTCCGACACGCAagagattaaaaaaatgcagtttagtATGTGAGGATGCCAAGGAATAATTCTGACGtcaaataattattacaataaaaatggAAAGTGGAAATAACAAAACAGTTCGTTGACTCGTTGACATGACTCAAACATGCCATTAAGGGGCTTATACTTCCACGTGTGTTTTTTAGCAAGGGGGTCTGTGTTGCATTTGGTAAATGAAGATACAGGTTACATGTCACTAGGGAGAAGCTCACTACCAGTTACAAAAGACACTGTTAGAATATGTCAAGCAATTCTggttgtatttttaattaatttatttattacaatatCCCTTGACTATATTCTGGCCCGCCTTCTagtggcattttttttttttttgcgtgtgGCCAAATATACTTGCTGACCCCTTCTTTAAGCAGTTCCGGCTGTTCAGGATGAAGAACCTGTCTGTCGATCGGACCTGGGCAAACACATTTTTCAGCGACTTATCGTGGGACTGttccagaggaaagtcatcaGGGTCAGCCTCTCTACACCACTCTGTTCCTCTGCAACCCGATGGTCCCATCTCTGTTTCCCTAACCTGCACAGCCACTTTCTCTCCCTGCCCCTTCTTTTCCCAAGAGACATCCGTACAAAGATATCCCAATAAACTACCAAATGCTGGGCAATTTGTTCCCAAAATTAGCAGATGTTGGAGGTGCGGACTAACTGCTACCTCCACTCTATGCTTTTGTCCTCGGAATCGAATTATAACCGTCACCAGCGGATAACTTACCACATCCCCTTGCGCACACTGTAACTTAACCATGCAGCTAGTATCCAATGCCAGCGATTGTATCAGGCTTTGATGGTTAGAGGTCTGGTTACACCCTGAATCCACAAAAGCTGAATAGTTACCCCCCTGAATACTCACTGGTATCCGTTACAGCCCGGCTTGATCGTGGTCAACCTGGGGCACGTTGGGGACCCAGATCAGTGCTCCGACCTCCATCACGGGACAACGATCTATAAAGTGACCCGGGTCCCCACGTCGCCAACAAGCCAGCCCAGACTTCATCGCCACCCTAGTGGCAGGAAAGGAATCAAGGGATTGGCATAGAAAGGGGAAATGGGACTGGAGGCTGTAGGGAACCTGGTTGGCTCCCTGCCCCTAGAGGGCGCCCGCAATGCTGAGTCTCTGCCCAGGAATTCCTCGAACCGTCCTTAGGGCCGGACCTTGGGACTGGATCCCTCCCGTCGTCCGGGGAGCTGGAACAGGCCTACAGGGAGACAGGGAAGTGTAAGAAGGAGAGGGGAAAGAGAGAGAAGCCGTCGGCAGGGGTTCGTCAACCCCTGGGTACGCCACCATTTGGTCCTCCGCCGGCTCTATGGCTTTGTTCAGCGACGCTGGGCTGTGGTTTTGCGAAATCACCAACAAAAGCCCGAGATCATAAGCATATCGGTGCTCGTGGACGCGAgagacaatcacgcagtgtgaataatcaaagacgcgatcagagagaatcgccgatgAGTCGCTGACGcctgtgagatatttggcatgctaaatatctagAGCTGTCGGTtattgaaactcctgctgtgtaaactgcgttctgactgaaaattacatcggcgatgatcgacagccaatgaaagagtgagatacagggcagcgggaggttcaggcaggagttatagagcagaatagtATTTTAATTCTATCAAACACAAACAAATGccaacatttgcacatccacttgcagcagcagcacattacaaaattatttatttacttcaaactctctttgcagaacacaatcctgccttcctctgtctctccaacaatttcctccgccataatcttttttctccacaaatcagcgcacatacaatttgaagcaaactttgtacagttgatcatttttaataacaattccaagtctcacatgagaactccggtctgatgCACGTGTGATCTTGCgctgtttacttgtcacatcacacgtgtagttgggaaacgtagtttgcgcaccggagagagagagttgtcggctgattcttcctcttgttcagtcatgcagtgtgaactcctttGTCgccaaaccatcgtgcagtgtgaacacagcagtgactgaattataccccagatagtcatgcagtgtgaaaagagcagtgacccgacgagtttgaaaatcgtgcagtctgaactaggctttagggTCCAGAGGGTTAAAGCCTAAACACGCTAGACAGTGCTCATGGCTGTCAGAAAGATGAATGATGCAACCACACCCAGAAACACATGGACGAGGCATCTTTGAAAAGTTGTGCCCATGTAGCTCTTTTAGAAGAGGAAAAACTCTGCAGTAGCGCTGAAGCGCCCAGGGAGAATACATACACTCTGTGGtagatcactgcacagatcagcagcAGAAAAGCGGAACTTGCTGGAATGCACCATATCCCTGACACCGCTGAAGTGTCGTTCATCTTACTTGTAGAGAAAAaggaagggaacggagacgttacatcagtactgacgaaatgggggtttcgcttagaaagccagctgccttcaatctcaatcaaaacgatccaatgacatgaaaatgtcatgggTCTGGGGAATTTGCCAAAACGCATTTATTGGGAGACTGAACCGTTGCAGCTCGTCGGCCGCACGGTTCAGTTCCCGGGGGACATAAATGGCACGAAGCAACCTCAGATGCTTCTGGCTCCATAACaagaggtggcgggcgagttgtgacatccggcgggagcgtagaccaccttggcagttgatgtacgctactgtCGCCGTATTGTCTGACTGGACCAGTACGTGCCTGTCATTGAGCAGGGCTCAATAGAGGTGCAGGGCAAGACGTACGGCCAGCAACCCGAtgcaattgatatgccacacTCGCTGAGGCTCTTTCCAGGCCCCAGCAGCAtgaccattgcacatggcaccccaacccgtggcAGAGGAATCCGTGGATACCACAACATGcctggaaactcgttctaagggaaTTCCCACCCGTAGAAACTGGAGGTTCCTCCACGGGGGGAAAAGGTTTGGCGGCAGGCCAAGGTCACTTGGACCCGGAACGTGCCGCGTTgccagggtttttcctgggtcagaaatgcactctaaaaactaatactatgatttactcaatttttttggtgaaacatttttacactaaaaaaattgagtacattttaaagcagtgaaatcaattaaatacaccataagaactgagtaaatgtaagtaaaaaaattaagtagatctgagtaactgcatttgttacattaacaaattcaattgagtagaaaaaattgggtaaaaagcattttaaaaaccaatatttatgactaatatgaattgtttttatttatgagtattactaacttgtatagtataactttaatttcctctaaacctttgaaAAATagtccacagtccacacaaacacacttatacatgacatggcctttattgtcgacgagtaacgttacagcaataacgttacagcatatattaggctactgttttgacatgtaaagaataacagttattttacaacatttaaactcatgtaacaaacattttagaagtaaaaattaaacatttaaaagtaattcaagtgtaatcaaccggtctgttatcccatttccaccgtatcagcgctgtttctcgaaCCTGAGATGGACTAACATAACGTTAGTGGTCTGtgggtggactttgaacttgagaccgctgtcctgcgtttcatttgtagctgaaagatgctgcgaggcgccagactccataacctgacaataaacaaacagtgcccagttttaataagattttatcatccaaattcattatcTTTATGAATTATAGttgtgtattttgagcaacacaacaggcgtttcaaagaccaacgccacacgttaacttaaggtgacacacactgtccctgtatgttgttttgaattaaataaaatgccttttagcacagtaatgattatatagattaaaaaaaaacatacaaacctgaatttcacagaggaaatgccccaattctgcgacgctgagaagaagaagcggctctggtgactgaggagaattcaaatatccgcactcactcaaccgtcgagctgACGTCACGTcagggggtgggggaggggtgcattgttttaatcgagtaaacttactcaatttcttcagtgtgtgttaaatattaataatcttgattttaattaagtaatatttatggttcttgaaacagatcggtttaattctccattctcaaatattttgaaataaatttcgcaaatgtattaagtatattcaaaataaagaattggttatttgaatactaaattattttagtgaaaaaaacttaaatataactataaattttagacaaaattaactgttggatttttagtcaattattttggtatgtttaactaaaaccatcaagtaaatgatattgagagattttattaagttaataaagttaattattactgtgatatttactaagccactgaattattttttagagtgtggtctttggtggtggctgaccagaaatggtcatccacacacatgcatgcacgcgcacacacaccaacagtaaAAGTACCTACCCGTATGATTTGTGAGCCCAATAttgacaataaatgtaaaataaatgctttttttttttttgcttatctaattttgatatctcattatgtatgatatcttgatgtttttttctttagttcctcatttttaaatagtttgcatggtttactgattcattattaaaaacaattattaaaaagtagaattaaaaatgttataacAAATAGTCTAATTCTCTACcataaacaatttaataaaatgattggCTATCAACAACTTGCTCTGTTCTGGTTTCACCTTATTccagtctaaaaaaaaaaaaaaaattgtggtaatttactacacattatcaatataaatactcaaaataaaaacacGAAAATACAGTGGATTATTAAGACTAATTTTTACTAACTCTTGTCTTGTTTAATGGGGTAAGCACACTTACTTACTAAGCACACTTAGCACACTCATTTCAGAGGTGTTGTGAGTAAATGAGTACACACTGATTCGTGCGTTCAGTGTTGGACAGAtcagtttattaaaattaatcagttcaaatgagtcattagttTGCGAATCGGACAAAAGCCGGACAAAAATCGGACGTGTTATATGTGAACCCAGACAAAAGATTgatcacagaaaacacttcataaggatatttttcagtttatttgaaagTATGGTTTATGTCAGCTGCGTGTGCAAAACGTCTGTCAAAAGAGGTGCGTTTTTTGAGCGCAATTCACATCCAGCAGTAATTCAGGGAAAATATTGTGCGAACGCACCACGTGGAACATGGAATCAGTCTTCCGACCTTTTACTATTGTGTCAGTTCAGTTGATTTTAATTGATATGTGCGAATGAGAAAGAGCTAAGATGGTGATCGTTTTGAAGATAGAGAGCTCCTGTCACAGTCTCCTTGGAGAGAACCGAGTTCACCTCCGAGCGGCCTGTCTCAGGACCGCCGCTTAGCCTGCTGTTTAGCCTGCCTTTTGCCACAGGAGGGCGGCCCCGGTGGGGAGCAGACTGAGGTGCCTGGGCTGGAGGCAGAATGGGCGCAGCAGCTGGCCACCGGGGTAGGATATGCTTGATAgcctcagtctgtctctgagcggccgagaactgttgggcAAAGTCCTCGACCGCTCTGCCGAATAACCCAGCCTGGGAGATGGGAGCATTCAGAAACGCCCCATCGAGCACAGTGAAGGTGGAAGCGGCTGCGGCTGCTGAGTGGTCGCGATAAGACACGGGAGCCTTCCATGACTTCGACACCTCTTCATGCACCTCGGGAAAGAAAGGCACAGGAGGCTGGCGGGCGCACTCGGCGCGGGCCGCCCCGAGGTACCAATCATCGAGCCTTGAGTGCTTTTTAAAATCACAGTTGAGCAGGTGGGGTGCATTGTAACGCTGTGTTACAAATAGACCCTGTTTTTCGAAATatgctattatattctataattttatgaattaaatgaTAGAAAAAATTTTAATGATAGAAAAAtgccattgttttattttttaaaaagtgaataattatattttactgaCAAAATATTTGAGTTTGctttggatatttttattttattatatcacataacattttaagctgttaTTTGCTTATGTTACAATGTGCCCCCTCACATGTTAAAATATaccccacctatggggcatgttgtcacattttacTCCCATTCTTTCTgtgtaaatcaagaaaaaagtatacactgtattaatgaaacaaaaccacaaaatTTTACTAGACGTGTGCAATTAAtgtgggaaaaataaatactctaaaCCCCAAGtagatttacacaaactgaggcAAAAAGCATTAGGTTGTGCCTCGCTCTCCCCTAATTTTCCTCTACTTTTCTCCCGTTTAGACATTTTTTCCATCAAGATAATCACACATGAACGCAACTTTTATTAGTTTTGAAGCCTAGATGCAACCACCAGAAATAAAAAAGGCTAAAGATAGGCTATAAACGGACTACACAACAGTCCCACAAATTCAACATCACCTTCACTAAGCTTCCGACAACTCTTTCACTTACCTCAAATTTTCCCTGAAAGTTTGAGTTAGACTAATTTATAAGAGTACAATTATAAGCATAATGAGGCAGTAAAAGTGGAGTTAATCTGTTTGGTGTGATGATGTGTAATCTCCCTGACAGCCTCTTTAGTCCCTTGGACTCGTGTTTACCACAGACCTTATGTCATCCATTtaaccaaaatattttaatcTTTTACATTAACTTCAAGATGACCAGAAACCAGAAaccagaagtgctaaaatgctaactcacttCCATGTTTTGACCTAAAAGTGATGTCATAACTCCACCACTATATACTTAtagtcaataaaaaaaataagttgttgTTTTGCTCcatcaattaaaatattattttattctaactgaaaaaaataaaataaaataaaaaataaagctgcAGCTTTAAAGTTTTCCCAGAGGATTTAAACATATCTGTCCTTTTTACAATACAATATCTATTACATCAAACATGGAAAATCAGTGAA
The window above is part of the Pseudorasbora parva isolate DD20220531a chromosome 23, ASM2467924v1, whole genome shotgun sequence genome. Proteins encoded here:
- the LOC137062550 gene encoding olfactory receptor 1C1-like, with the protein product MSFIQSNSSANVTFVRPATFFLNGFSNVPHVKYYYAFLSLVYVVTVLGNSFIMCVIYLARRLHTAKYIVVFHLAFSDLCGSSTLIPNIIDTFLFEHQDMSYEVCFISMFFVYHFMNLQSLTLLVLAYDRLVAICFPLRYHAIVTKTAMFLIIGFIWILSGTYFSVHVGLLNRLSICSSNVVNSYFCDYGPVCRLACNDNSINLMMGKICFAFLICMPPILIVISYFCISLALLKIAHGVDRIKAIKTCTSHLILVAVFYLPLLINNIAAATTPIHPNSRLINNSLTQIIPPMLNPIIYTLKTDEVMQSIKELCKRSTVNTTQERNMKFK